The window CGGTCCCAACGACCTGACGGCTCCCCTTTCACCGGATTTCCCGAGAAGGGAAAAATCTTTCGTCACGCCTTGTCGTCACCCCAGCCAGACGCTATAGATAGACAAAAGTCCGCTTTCTCATCTCGATCCATTTATTTTATTGATGGATAAACCTTGGAGGTCCGACATGCCAGAAGAAGCTGTCATTGGTTGCGCCAGGCCGACTGGCGGCGTGGTCAACAAAGCAACAGAAGCCGAAACTGTCAAAACACCCGTGGGAGAAACTGCATCACAGGGGGGACATACAATGATCGCTGTTGGAAAATCCGCGCCGGACTTTGCCGCACCGGCTTTTTTCGACGGGAAGTTCGTTACGGTCCGTCTCTCGGAATATCTCGGCAAATGGGTCGTTCTCTGCTTCTACCCGGGCGATTTCACTTTCGTCTGAGCGACCGAAATTTCGGCGGTCGCCGAACAACATGCCCAATTCGAAAAACTCGGCACACAGGTCCTTTCCATGAGCACCGACAGCGTGTTCGTCCACAAGATCTGGGTCGAGCACGAACTGTCGAAAATGGTCACGGCAAAAAAGATTCCCTTCCCCATGCTCGCCGATGCGGCGGGAAACGTCGGCAAAATTTACGGCGTCTATGACGAGGACGCCGGCGTGGATGTCCGGGGCAGATTCCTCATCGACCCCGACGGCGTCGTGCAGGCCTTCGAGGTGCTCGCCCCGCCTGTCGGCCGGCATGTAAGCGAGTCGTTGCGGCAGATCCAAGCCTTCCAGCTTGTCCGCGAAAGCAAGGGGACCAAGGCGACGCCGTCGGGCTGGTGCCCGGGCAAGCCCGTGCTGCGTCCAGGCCCCGACCTCGTCGGACGCGTCTGGGAAAACTGGAACGTCAAAAACGGCTGCGATTAGGCGATGGTGGGGAAGAGACAGGGGAAACCTTTCTTGCGGAAAAACTCTCCCCCCCAGGCCCAGTCCAAGAACTTTTAACGATAACAACTTGTCACCGTTAAAAGTTCTGGAAAGGAAAAATGCGGGAGGGGGAACATTTTTCAAAAGTGTTCCACCTCCCGCGTCGGCTTTCCTTAACTTTTCCTTCGCTGCGCGGCCAACCCCGCCAAGATCAGCACCAGACCGACCATTGTGGACGGCAGGATCTCCTCGCCCACGAAAAAATGGATGAGGATCAGCGATAAAAACGGCGACAGGAAAATGAGGTTGGCCACGCGTGCGGCGTTGACCGCGCATTTAAGCGCCGTCAGCCAGGTGACGAAGGCCAGCCCCATCTCGAAAACGCCCACGTAGGCCGCGCCGCCGAGCCCGGCCAGCGATCCCGGAAACGGATCGGAAAAGCACAGGACGGCCAGTAGCGTCAGCGGCAGGCTGCACAGGAAATTGGCGAGAAGCCCCACCACCGGGTCCCGGTCGTCCTTGGTCCCGGCGATCCAGTACAGCGCCCAGATGACCGTGGAGGCCAGGGCCAGGGCCACGCCGGACGGGCTGGCGAAGCGCATCCCCAAAATGTCGCCGTGGGTTGAGATGACCACCACGCCGCTGTAGCTCACCACCAAGGCGAGCAGATCCCGGCCCCGCAACTTCTGGCCAAGCAGCGGCACGGCCAGAAGCGACAACGTGATGGCCCAGGTGTAGTTGAGGGGCTGGGCCTCCTGGGCCGGCAGCAGGTCGTAGGCGGCGAAAAGAATCGTGTAGTAGAGAAAGGGGTTGAGCGCGCCCAGGGCGAAGGACCGCTTCCACTGGGCCCGCGACAGCCGCGTGAGCGCCCCGAGCTTTCCCCGGACGGCCAGGGTCGCTGCCAGCGCCAGGCACGAGGAAAGGCTGGCGTAAAGAAGCAATTGCAGCGGGTCGAGATGGGCCAGGGACAGCTTGAAGGCCGTGGCCACGGTGGACCACATGGCGA of the Solidesulfovibrio fructosivorans JJ] genome contains:
- the prxU gene encoding thioredoxin-dependent peroxiredoxin (Most members of this family contain a selenocysteine.) is translated as MPEEAVIGCARPTGGVVNKATEAETVKTPVGETASQGGHTMIAVGKSAPDFAAPAFFDGKFVTVRLSEYLGKWVVLCFYPGDFTFVUATEISAVAEQHAQFEKLGTQVLSMSTDSVFVHKIWVEHELSKMVTAKKIPFPMLADAAGNVGKIYGVYDEDAGVDVRGRFLIDPDGVVQAFEVLAPPVGRHVSESLRQIQAFQLVRESKGTKATPSGWCPGKPVLRPGPDLVGRVWENWNVKNGCD
- a CDS encoding DMT family transporter, which translates into the protein MPDQKKATRYGLATVAMWSTVATAFKLSLAHLDPLQLLLYASLSSCLALAATLAVRGKLGALTRLSRAQWKRSFALGALNPFLYYTILFAAYDLLPAQEAQPLNYTWAITLSLLAVPLLGQKLRGRDLLALVVSYSGVVVISTHGDILGMRFASPSGVALALASTVIWALYWIAGTKDDRDPVVGLLANFLCSLPLTLLAVLCFSDPFPGSLAGLGGAAYVGVFEMGLAFVTWLTALKCAVNAARVANLIFLSPFLSLILIHFFVGEEILPSTMVGLVLILAGLAAQRRKS